Genomic DNA from Cuculus canorus isolate bCucCan1 chromosome 29, bCucCan1.pri, whole genome shotgun sequence:
AACCAGCGAGGACAAAAGCCTTATCCCTCACCGGCGGCTTTTCCGCGGCCCTTCCCGGTGGGAGCTGCCTCCATCCGTTTGGCCATGGAGGTTTTCAGCTCCAAACCGGCCCAACTCCAGGCTGCGAAACCGGAGCAAAGAGCAACACTTGAATGGGGTAATCTtcgggtttggggtttttttttcccccttttttatttccagctggCTCCGCGCTCCTTCCCGGCTCCGCAGCCACCGCACCTGCGCCTGGACTCGCTTACGCCGAGGCTGGAGGCTCCGTCTGCCGACAGAACGCATCCCGCGGCGCCGCCCTCGCGCTACACAAAGAACCGGTTGAGTTTATTCCATTTTCACAAGGATCCCGACGCGTTCCCAACAAGcgggttgttttttttcctgcctttatgGGTATTTTCGGTTGGTTGAAGCATCCTCACTGGCTCCTGTTCCATACGTACGGTGCCGCGTGGGAATGCCAACAACCCCTCTCCCCCGATGGTGCTACCGGGAGCCCCGGCCTCACCGCAGCGCTGCCGTCCCGGCGTTTTCCAGCTCCGCGTTCTATTTAAACCGCGCCACCGCACCCTCCCCCCCGTCTCACACTGCCTGAGGTGAACCCCACTTTTCATTTCCCGGTGTGAATCCAAAGCTTTGCCTCCGAATATTCCCCCTCCTTCGGCCTTTTCGGTTCTTTTCATGGTGATAAACGCTGTATTTAAAGAGAATATTTAAGtgtaaaactaaaataaacgCTCAAACTTGCACAGGGAGTCGCATCTCCAAAGGCGTTAAAACCCATCCGAGGAATTCCTcggggcagggctggagggaagggtttttttccctcccgGCGCGCTCTGAGCAGGGGTTCTACCCCTCATTTATCcctaaaaatacttcaaaaagggatatttttttccaggtggcAGCAGGACACGGAGGATCTCACGGCACAGGGAGACGCCCAAAGCCCCTCGCGTGGTTTCGCCTTTAATAAAACACATCCAAGTGGGGGAAATTCGAGCGAAACCCCCACGCTCCAATCCAGTGGAACCCCATGGATGCAGCGCCGTCTTTCCAACCGCAGCAGCGGCGTTTCCAGCGGCTCCGCTGGGGATGCTCTGGGACGAAGCGGCGACGGAAACACCATCCCAGGACATCCCTGAGGCTCCCGGGATGCTCACAGCGGGATTTGGGGTCGTCGTTACCCCTCGGGGAGATATTTTTAGgcttctcacaggaaaacaaactaaaaaaccCGCCCAGAGTGGGAAAATCCGgactgagcagagctggggaggcaAAGGGAAGCGCTCGCTGGCAGCGGAGACGCTCGCTCGCCCGTTCCGTGACTGAGTAACGCAGTTCAAGAGCTTTGCCAACGCGGCCGCTCAGCCCCGCGGCAGCACCGGCCCGCGCCGACAGCCCAACCGGGAAGAGAAGAGCCGGCGCCGGCACAAACCTCCGGCGCAGGAGGGTTGGAATCATTTCTTCACCCATAGCAGCAGCACTAAATCCCCTCTCGCCGACTCCAGGCTGTGGTTTCCCATCACGGAAAggcagggatgtggcagcccCGGGCTGGGAATCGCCGAGCCGGCGCGCGATGCCACGGTGAGGGTCCTCACGCCTTAGCCCTGGCGTAGTTGAGGGAGAGCAGGACCATGCTGTTCGCCAGGAGGGAAGCGTCggaagctggaaaaaacaagACTGGGAGGTCAGAACGGCGCTGCTGCCACTCGGCTTCTCCAGTCGTGCTCAGCCCGAGCCGCCGGCGCAGCACCGGAGGCTGCAGGgcctcctcctccatccagggcttttccctctgctctcattCCCATTTTTCTTGCCCTGGAATCTGCACCCAGTCTCCAAGGGACAGGGATGCCGGCTGTCCATGCATCTCCGCCCCACAGCCGGCGCTCCGCTGTCTCCTGCCTTCAGGAATGAAGCTCCAGGGATTCAGAGCCGGATAACGGCACCGCTGTGGCCACGTTTTCCCAGCGCTCCCGAAGGAACTCGAGATGAAGGCTCCCGGAGGAACTCGGAAGGCTCCCGGAGGAACTCGGAaggctccctctgccccaggagCTGCCCTTTGCCCGCCCTCACCTTGCAGCTTGCAGGAAAGCCCCAACCACTGCTCCAGCCACGCTCTGCATTCCGACATCTCCAGCTTTGTGGAGTTCAGGCCACGGAGGTAACACGCCTGCGGAGCcgggaagaaggaaaaataaggatACATTCAGGGAAGGGCACTCCAGGTCGCAGGAAACAGCAGGGATCGTGCTGTGACGCTCCTTTGGTgtcaaaagcaaaggaaaacgCTCCCCGTGGTGTCCCGGTGTGGAAAACGGGCTTAGAAAATGCCTTTTCCGGAGGAAAGCGGATGCGATTTAACCCGGCGTGGGGTGGGAGGAATGCGCTGTGCTCCGATACCGATAGGGAGGGCGGCGACGAGGCCGTGGCGGGGAaagcaggggctgctggaggagtCCTCACCGCTCGCAGCTCCTCCTCGGAGAGCTGCCCCAGGCCCAGGCGCAGCAGGGCGCGATCCAGGTGTCGGATCTCCAGGACGTGGCTCCGCAGGCGATGCCTCAGGAAAAACACCGGCAAGTGGGTGGTCAGGAACAGGACCTGGCTCAAAGCTTTCTGGGAAGGAACAAACAGGGTCATGGGCTCCTCCGAACCGGGCGTTCCACCCCTCAGCGCCGCCCTCGTTCCCCAACGTGCGGTGCATTCGTGTTCCCTTTTAATTACGGGGTTAATTGTCCTGCCCACACCGAAACTCCGGTCTCGGAACGCCCGACTCGTCTGCCTGACCCAGGGAGTGTATCCCGAGAAACGCGCTCTGCCCTGGGCTGGACGTGGGTGGCCACCATGAGCCGAGGTGTGCGGGACGGCTCCGGTGTGGCTGATGGTTCCAGAGCAAAGATGGCCTAAGGAGTTCATTCCAGGGCTGTTTacatggaatcacagaagagtttgggtctgaagggacctcgaagcccatccagatccaccctctgccatgggtacggacacctcccgctggatctgGGGttccaaagccccatccaacctggccttgaacccctccagggatggagcagccgctgcttctctgggcaaactgttccagggcctccaaccctcccaggagaacatttctccccaggatctcatctcaatctccctcttccagctcaaaactgtcccccctcatcccctccctgatccagagctccttcccagctttcctggcgcccctttcagcactggaagctgcttttaaggtctccccacagccttctcttctccaggatgaaccccaactctcagcctgtcctcatagaggaccttctccagccctcggatcatctccgtggcctcctctggacctcactccaacagatccacatcctttCCCGAGCGGAGGGCCCTGGAGgtggacacagggctccagggtTCACCAACGGAGCGGAGCCGAGGGGCAGAATGCTCCCTCACATCCCACATTTCAGAGTGGTTTTAGGGCACAGCCCCCCAGTTTGGGGCAAAACCGCGCACTCGGATTCTTTCTCCGAACTGCcgccaaggaaaaaaaagccgCAACTCACCACATGAGCCACGTGGAGCTTGTTGAGAGCCAACGGTGATCCCGAAAACAAACTTCTGACGGCGTAAAGCTCGGCCGCGCGAGGCTGGGAACCTCGCTGCACCTGGAAGAGCCGCAGCGCGCACCGATGACACCTCCCGGGCCTCCAATCCCCTCGGGAAGGGCGGCAGCAGAGGTGGGATGGGAATTACCGGCTGCAGTGCTGACACACCTCGGCGCAGAGGTCCTGCAGGCGGCTCCGGAGCTGAGGCTCAGGCAGGGAACGCGCGGCCACGGCTAAACTCTCCACCACGTACAAATAGGAGCCTCTCCGGATGGTGTCGTAGGTCTCCAGGAATTCAACCTGTTGGCTTGGGGTCCAGAAGTAACGGATCAGGAGCTGGCGTGGGAAGAAATAccttggaagaagaggagacagaggaTTCAGGGAGTAAAATCCTGAGCTGGGATAGGCGGATTTCGTGCTGCTGGAAAGAAGCACAAGCAATGTCCTGCGTCAGAGCAGTACGGCTGTTCCAGGAGATGAGGATGCTTTCTCCTCCAAAGAGGGGAGTTTGGGAATCAAAGAATCACTGAGGGTGGAAAAGAGAGTAAACcctgtccctaagcacctcatccatccggcttttaaacccttccagggatgaagactccaccactgcctggGCAGCCGCTGCCCGGGCCGGACAACCCTTTCCTTGAAGGAATATTTCCCAAGATCCAAACTAAACTGTACGTGGTGCAACTCAAGGCTATTTCCTCTCTCCCATCTCTTGTTACCCGGGAGAAGAGCCCAatccctgcctggctccaacctTTCCGAGGGCTGtggagagcgatgaggtctcccctcaggctcttcttctccagaccaaacctctccaggtccctcagccgctcccacaatccctgttctccagcttcattcccttctccggatgcgcTCCACCCTCTCAAGGTCTTCTTTGGAGagaggggcccaaaagtgaacCGAGGATTCGAGGtcccacgggcagggacacctcccactggatcaggagctccaaaacccatccaacgtggacacctccagggatggagcagccaccacagctctgggcaacttgggcctctccaccctcacaggagaacgtttctccctaaaaatctcatctcgacctcctcttctccagctcaaAATCCTTCCCCCACGTTCCCAGGGCAGAGTTCGGCCGCACCGGGCTCCGCACGCCGCCGTCGGATGTTCCAGGCAGGAGAGCTACAATTCCAAGAGGTATTTTAGGCAACAGGCGAGAGCTGCAAAAGCATCTGAGATGGAGACACAAAATCCTAAATCACCCCAAAAATAGGGAAAACAGCTCCTTGGGAACCGACGGCACTCGCT
This window encodes:
- the LETMD1 gene encoding LETM1 domain-containing protein 1 isoform X4, with translation MALCRARACAPFWRLGPGPGPAGLRCFRRPLRPPGCCLSAKASSRSILAALISGAKRINGKYERFLERTFPRFYVLYSTFTRGMGETFLLFQEEQRQLEMFPVSFLGREGYSRFSDENRGIQALFVEVKEIQKIRSQMSRQRLSTHQLPYREMERLRQFRRDVIKAIPIGIIAIPPFANFLVIVLMYFFPRQLLIRYFWTPSQQVEFLETYDTIRRGSYLYVVESLAVAARSLPEPQLRSRLQDLCAEVCQHCSRCSEVPSLARPSFTPSEVCFRDHRWLSTSSTWLMWHRLRSHVLEIRHLDRALLRLGLGQLSEEELRAACYLRGLNSTKLEMSECRAWLEQWLGLSCKLQASDASLLANSMVLLSLNYARAKA
- the LETMD1 gene encoding LETM1 domain-containing protein 1 isoform X2 — protein: MALCRARACAPFWRLGPGPGPAGLRCFRRPLRPPGCCLSAKASSRSILAALISGAKRINGKYERFLERTFPRFYVLYSTFTRGMGETFLLFQEEQRQLEMFPVSFLGREGYSRFSDENRGIQALFVEVKEIQKIRSQMSRQRLSTHQLPYREMERLRQFRRDVIKAIPIGIIAIPPFANFLVIVLMYFFPRQLLIRYFWTPSQQVEFLETYDTIRRGSYLYVVESLAVAARSLPEPQLRSRLQDLCAEVQRGSQPRAAELYAVRSLFSGSPLALNKLHVAHVKALSQVLFLTTHLPVFFLRHRLRSHVLEIRHLDRALLRLGLGQLSEEELRAACYLRGLNSTKLEMSECRAWLEQWLGLSCKLQASDASLLANSMVLLSLNYARAKA
- the LETMD1 gene encoding LETM1 domain-containing protein 1 isoform X7, with the protein product MALCRARACAPFWRLGPGPGPAGLRCFRRPLRPPGCCLSAKASSRSILAALISGAKRINGKYERFLERTFPRFYVLYSTFTRGIQALFVEVKEIQKIRSQMSRQRLSTHQLPYREMERLRQFRRDVIKAIPIGIIAIPPFANFLVIVLMYFFPRQLLIRYFWTPSQQVEFLETYDTIRRGSYLYVVESLAVAARSLPEPQLRSRLQDLCAEVQRGSQPRAAELYAVRSLFSGSPLALNKLHVAHVKALSQVLFLTTHLPVFFLRHRLRSHVLEIRHLDRALLRLGLGQLSEEELRAACYLRGLNSTKLEMSECRAWLEQWLGLSCKLQASDASLLANSMVLLSLNYARAKA
- the LETMD1 gene encoding LETM1 domain-containing protein 1 isoform X6 codes for the protein MALCRARACAPFWRLGPGPGPAGLRCFRRPLRPPGCCLSAKASSRSILAALISGAKRINGKYERFLERTFPRFYVLYSTFTRGIQALFVEVKEIQKIRSQMSRQRLSTHQLPYREMERLRQFRRDVIKAIPIGIIAIPPFANFLVIVLMYFFPRQLLIRYFWTPSQQVEFLETYDTIRRGSYLYVVESLAVAARSLPEPQLRSRLQDLCAEVCQHCSRCSEVPSLARPSFTPSEVCFRDHRWLSTSSTWLMCFEPGPVPDHPLAGVFPEASPAEPRPGDPTPGSRPAAPGPGAALRGGAASGVLPPWPELHKAGDVGMQSVAGAVVGAFLQAASFRRFPPGEQHGPALPQLRQG
- the LETMD1 gene encoding LETM1 domain-containing protein 1 isoform X1; this encodes MALCRARACAPFWRLGPGPGPAGLRCFRRPLRPPGCCLSAKASSRSILAALISGAKRINGKYERFLERTFPRFYVLYSTFTRGMGETFLLFQEEQRQLEMFPVSFLGREGYSRFSDENRGIQALFVEVKEIQKIRSQMSRQRLSTHQLPYREMERLRQFRRDVIKAIPIGIIAIPPFANFLVIVLMYFFPRQLLIRYFWTPSQQVEFLETYDTIRRGSYLYVVESLAVAARSLPEPQLRSRLQDLCAEVCQHCSRCSEVPSLARPSFTPSEVCFRDHRWLSTSSTWLMCFEPGPVPDHPLAGVFPEASPAEPRPGDPTPGSRPAAPGPGAALRGGAASGVLPPWPELHKAGDVGMQSVAGAVVGAFLQAASFRRFPPGEQHGPALPQLRQG
- the LETMD1 gene encoding LETM1 domain-containing protein 1 isoform X3, with the translated sequence MALCRARACAPFWRLGPGPGPAGLRCFRRPLSSRSILAALISGAKRINGKYERFLERTFPRFYVLYSTFTRGMGETFLLFQEEQRQLEMFPVSFLGREGYSRFSDENRGIQALFVEVKEIQKIRSQMSRQRLSTHQLPYREMERLRQFRRDVIKAIPIGIIAIPPFANFLVIVLMYFFPRQLLIRYFWTPSQQVEFLETYDTIRRGSYLYVVESLAVAARSLPEPQLRSRLQDLCAEVCQHCSRCSEVPSLARPSFTPSEVCFRDHRWLSTSSTWLMCFEPGPVPDHPLAGVFPEASPAEPRPGDPTPGSRPAAPGPGAALRGGAASGVLPPWPELHKAGDVGMQSVAGAVVGAFLQAASFRRFPPGEQHGPALPQLRQG
- the LETMD1 gene encoding LETM1 domain-containing protein 1 isoform X8 codes for the protein MALCRARACAPFWRLGPGPGPAGLRCFRRPLSSRSILAALISGAKRINGKYERFLERTFPRFYVLYSTFTRGIQALFVEVKEIQKIRSQMSRQRLSTHQLPYREMERLRQFRRDVIKAIPIGIIAIPPFANFLVIVLMYFFPRQLLIRYFWTPSQQVEFLETYDTIRRGSYLYVVESLAVAARSLPEPQLRSRLQDLCAEVCQHCSRCSEVPSLARPSFTPSEVCFRDHRWLSTSSTWLMCFEPGPVPDHPLAGVFPEASPAEPRPGDPTPGSRPAAPGPGAALRGGAASGVLPPWPELHKAGDVGMQSVAGAVVGAFLQAASFRRFPPGEQHGPALPQLRQG